A region from the Citrobacter koseri ATCC BAA-895 genome encodes:
- the kdgA gene encoding bifunctional 4-hydroxy-2-oxoglutarate aldolase/2-dehydro-3-deoxy-phosphogluconate aldolase: protein MKNWKTSAEAILTTGPVVPVIVVNKLEHAVPMAKALVAGGVRVLEVTLRTACAMDAIRAIAKEVPEAIIGAGTVLNAQQLAEVTEAGAQFAISPGLTEPLLKAATEGTIPLIPGISTVSELMLGMDYGLKEFKFFPAEANGGTKALQAIAGPFSQVRFCPTGGISPANYRDYLALKSVLCIGGSWLVPADALEAGDYDRITKLAREAVEGAKQ from the coding sequence ATGAAAAACTGGAAAACAAGTGCAGAAGCAATCCTGACCACAGGCCCGGTTGTGCCGGTGATCGTGGTGAACAAACTGGAACACGCGGTGCCGATGGCAAAAGCGCTGGTTGCAGGCGGTGTGCGCGTTCTGGAAGTGACTTTACGTACCGCGTGTGCGATGGATGCCATCCGTGCTATCGCGAAAGAAGTGCCGGAAGCGATCATCGGTGCGGGTACGGTTCTGAACGCGCAACAGCTGGCGGAAGTGACGGAAGCGGGCGCGCAGTTTGCTATCAGCCCGGGCCTGACGGAGCCTCTGCTGAAAGCGGCGACCGAAGGCACCATTCCGCTGATTCCAGGTATCAGCACTGTTTCCGAACTGATGCTGGGTATGGACTACGGCCTGAAAGAGTTCAAATTCTTCCCGGCGGAAGCTAACGGCGGCACCAAAGCGTTGCAGGCGATCGCAGGTCCGTTCTCTCAGGTACGCTTCTGCCCGACTGGCGGTATCTCTCCGGCGAACTACCGTGACTACCTGGCGCTGAAAAGCGTTCTGTGTATCGGGGGTTCCTGGCTGGTTCCGGCTGACGCGCTGGAAGCGGGGGACTACGATCGCATCACGAAACTGGCTCGCGAAGCGGTAGAAGGCGCGAAACAGTAA